The Haladaptatus cibarius D43 genome window below encodes:
- a CDS encoding mandelate racemase/muconate lactonizing enzyme family protein, protein MGRDYSTLHDPNAEYTMRNLSAETMGATTTRSGARDVEITDVQTTMVDGNFPWTLVRVYTDAGIVGTGEAYWGAGVPELIERMKPFVVGENPLDIDRLFEHLIQKMSGEGSVEGVTVTAISGIEIALHDLAGKILDIPAYQLLGGKYRDEVRVYCDCHTADEADPEACADEAERVVEELGYDALKFDLDVPSGLEKDRANRHLRPGEIRHKAEIVEKVTERVKDRADVAFDCHWTFSAGSAKRLAKEIEDYDVWWLEDPVPPENLDVQEEVTKSTSTPITVGENRYRVTEERRLIENLAVDIIAPDLPKVGGMRETRKIADVANQYYVPVAMHNVSSPVATMASAHVGTAIPNSLAVEYHSYQLGWWEDLVEEDVIEDGYIEIPEKPGLGVTLDMDVVGEKMVEGETLFDET, encoded by the coding sequence ATGGGACGCGATTATTCCACGCTTCACGACCCGAACGCGGAGTACACCATGCGGAACCTCTCCGCCGAGACGATGGGCGCGACGACGACGCGAAGCGGCGCACGCGATGTCGAAATCACCGACGTGCAGACGACGATGGTGGATGGGAACTTCCCGTGGACGCTCGTTCGCGTCTACACCGACGCCGGAATCGTCGGCACGGGTGAGGCCTACTGGGGCGCTGGCGTCCCCGAACTCATCGAACGGATGAAACCGTTCGTCGTCGGCGAAAATCCACTTGACATCGACCGACTGTTCGAACATCTCATTCAGAAGATGTCCGGCGAGGGCTCGGTCGAGGGCGTCACGGTAACCGCGATTTCCGGCATCGAAATCGCACTGCACGACCTCGCGGGCAAGATTCTCGACATTCCGGCCTACCAACTCCTCGGCGGCAAGTACCGCGACGAGGTTCGCGTCTACTGCGACTGCCACACTGCGGACGAGGCAGACCCCGAAGCCTGCGCCGACGAAGCGGAGCGCGTCGTGGAAGAACTCGGTTACGACGCCCTGAAGTTCGATTTGGACGTTCCGTCCGGACTCGAAAAAGACCGCGCAAACCGTCACCTCCGTCCCGGCGAAATCCGTCACAAAGCTGAAATCGTGGAGAAGGTCACCGAGCGCGTGAAAGACCGCGCGGACGTGGCGTTCGACTGCCACTGGACGTTCTCCGCCGGGAGCGCAAAGCGACTCGCAAAGGAAATCGAAGACTACGACGTGTGGTGGCTCGAAGACCCTGTTCCCCCGGAAAATCTCGACGTGCAGGAGGAAGTGACGAAATCAACCTCAACGCCGATTACGGTCGGTGAAAACCGATATCGCGTTACCGAAGAACGTCGCCTCATCGAGAACCTCGCCGTAGACATCATCGCGCCCGACCTGCCCAAGGTCGGCGGCATGCGCGAAACCCGGAAAATCGCCGACGTTGCGAACCAGTACTACGTCCCGGTCGCCATGCACAACGTCTCGTCCCCGGTTGCGACCATGGCCAGCGCCCACGTTGGCACTGCGATTCCGAACTCGCTGGCGGTGGAGTACCACTCCTACCAACTCGGCTGGTGGGAAGACCTCGTAGAAGAGGACGTTATCGAGGACGGCTACATCGAAATACCGGAGAAACCGGGACTCGGCGTGACGCTCGATATGGATGTCGTGGGGGAAAAAATGGTCGAAGGTGAGACGTTGTTCGATGAAACGTAG
- a CDS encoding DsbA family protein — MRLTGGTALLGFAGTASADHTTADPVSGAPIPNNPGQYTYATMGHGGNPTATLYGNFKCPYTQDFVLNNLEDVIREFVESGRLDIRFRALAYEPPGRSSHGSSYYFISDSDPLISESAMGAWNAEANEYWAFFRDMFENKVSGNVSYDDMRARMNQSDLEERGTAISWAKDSRYEDTVYQTRYAAGDDGVTYTPIFELDGDTTPPHHDTQDILNWIENRLPDDGGSGGGSSGKSGEAGSITTSQPDRDDWFSESLSTSYDSPTVIAKSLTYDGAEPAHVRLRNVGNDGFQYRIEEWEYEDGPHTSETFGYAVLEAGTHSLDGVKTESGRVTTDDDFQSVSFQQDFSDRPVVFSQAQSRRGLDAVVTRNDDVSRNGMRVCLKEQDSYGAHTDESVGYLAVEEGFGTLGGSSFEAGRTSESVTEDWHEIRFDGSYSDPSFVADIQTYNGWDSSQIRYRNLTSSSVEVKVEEEQSEDAEVVHRAESVGYLVFDA; from the coding sequence ATGCGACTCACCGGCGGAACTGCTCTTCTCGGCTTTGCGGGCACCGCGAGTGCAGACCACACGACCGCAGACCCGGTGTCCGGTGCACCAATCCCCAACAATCCGGGGCAGTACACATACGCGACGATGGGTCACGGCGGCAATCCGACCGCGACCCTGTACGGGAATTTCAAATGTCCGTACACGCAGGATTTCGTCCTCAACAATTTGGAGGACGTCATTCGGGAGTTCGTCGAATCCGGCCGCCTCGATATTCGCTTCCGGGCACTCGCATACGAACCGCCGGGACGCTCTTCTCACGGTTCTTCGTACTACTTCATCTCCGACAGCGACCCTCTCATCTCCGAATCCGCGATGGGCGCGTGGAACGCCGAAGCGAACGAATACTGGGCCTTCTTCCGCGACATGTTCGAAAACAAGGTGTCCGGGAACGTCTCATACGACGACATGCGCGCCCGGATGAACCAGTCTGACCTCGAAGAGCGAGGGACGGCAATCTCGTGGGCGAAAGACAGCCGGTACGAGGACACTGTCTATCAGACGCGATACGCCGCTGGCGACGACGGCGTGACGTACACGCCGATATTCGAACTGGATGGTGACACGACGCCACCGCATCACGACACGCAAGATATTCTGAATTGGATAGAAAACCGACTGCCCGACGACGGCGGCAGTGGCGGCGGGTCGTCCGGCAAATCCGGCGAAGCCGGGTCGATAACCACCAGTCAACCCGATAGGGACGATTGGTTCAGCGAGAGTCTTTCTACCTCCTACGATTCGCCAACAGTTATCGCCAAATCGCTGACCTACGACGGTGCCGAACCCGCCCACGTCCGACTACGAAACGTCGGAAACGACGGATTCCAGTACCGAATCGAGGAGTGGGAGTACGAAGACGGCCCACACACCAGCGAGACGTTCGGGTACGCGGTGCTCGAAGCAGGGACGCACTCGCTCGACGGAGTAAAAACCGAATCGGGGCGTGTGACGACGGACGACGATTTCCAGTCCGTTTCGTTCCAACAGGATTTCTCCGACCGTCCAGTCGTCTTCAGTCAGGCGCAATCGCGCAGAGGACTCGACGCCGTCGTGACGCGCAACGACGACGTTTCCCGGAATGGAATGCGAGTATGTCTGAAAGAACAGGACAGCTACGGGGCGCACACCGACGAATCGGTCGGCTATCTCGCAGTCGAAGAAGGATTCGGTACTCTCGGCGGGTCGTCGTTCGAAGCGGGCCGAACATCCGAGTCGGTGACCGAGGACTGGCACGAAATCCGCTTCGACGGGTCGTACAGCGACCCGTCGTTCGTCGCCGATATCCAGACGTACAACGGATGGGACAGTTCCCAAATCCGATACCGAAACCTCACGAGTTCGAGTGTCGAAGTCAAAGTCGAGGAGGAGCAAAGCGAGGACGCCGAAGTCGTCCACCGAGCCGAATCGGTCGGATATCTGGTTTTCGACGCCTAA
- a CDS encoding cellulase family glycosylhydrolase: MTRRCTRRGFLATGVASAVSLAGCVADAQEPPVDVRGAMYLPARAMNSFQMWHTYERGVTERDMGFATRLNLNGLRTWLSYEAWHKDKESFGRAVDHFLRTAESHEIRIILGIFEGVGRPPVPKNLYDTDPWTGTSVWSPGKQVMRNPDRWGGPTRFAEWVMNRYRDDERVLAIEVMNEPGWRQWKKRFAREMFRVVREERGDVPLTVGATSLANVADYYDWGVDVMQFHYNYPNTQAIYRDVLAQANKLQQSAGMPVWLTEWQRIANFGWGQKNVPPTKRGPRYASLVPPIREAGVGNFFWSLMLKPAYMLSQRKRGILNGVFHEDGVVWSKKDARAIKSMSGDDSFSGEQRKEWPEWANEVPERANEES, translated from the coding sequence ATGACTCGTCGGTGTACGAGACGGGGGTTCCTCGCTACCGGCGTCGCATCTGCGGTTTCACTCGCGGGATGCGTAGCCGATGCTCAAGAACCGCCAGTCGATGTCCGCGGTGCGATGTACCTTCCAGCACGAGCGATGAACTCGTTCCAGATGTGGCACACCTACGAACGCGGTGTCACGGAGCGCGACATGGGGTTTGCCACCCGACTCAATCTGAACGGCCTCAGGACGTGGCTGAGTTACGAAGCGTGGCACAAGGACAAAGAATCGTTTGGCCGGGCGGTAGACCACTTCCTGCGAACCGCGGAATCCCACGAAATCCGGATTATCCTCGGGATTTTCGAGGGAGTCGGACGCCCGCCGGTTCCGAAAAACCTCTACGACACAGACCCGTGGACGGGTACCTCGGTCTGGTCGCCGGGAAAACAGGTGATGAGAAATCCCGACAGATGGGGCGGGCCGACCCGATTCGCGGAGTGGGTGATGAACCGCTACCGCGACGACGAACGCGTGCTCGCTATCGAAGTGATGAACGAACCCGGATGGCGACAGTGGAAAAAGCGGTTCGCCCGCGAGATGTTCCGCGTCGTCCGCGAAGAGCGCGGAGATGTCCCGCTGACGGTCGGTGCAACGAGTTTGGCGAACGTTGCCGACTACTACGATTGGGGAGTCGATGTAATGCAGTTTCACTACAACTATCCGAATACGCAGGCCATCTATCGGGACGTTCTCGCGCAAGCCAACAAACTTCAACAAAGCGCCGGAATGCCAGTGTGGCTCACCGAGTGGCAACGAATCGCTAATTTCGGTTGGGGACAGAAAAACGTTCCACCGACCAAACGCGGCCCGCGCTATGCGTCGCTCGTGCCGCCCATCCGCGAGGCAGGGGTCGGCAACTTCTTCTGGTCACTCATGCTCAAACCGGCCTACATGCTCAGTCAGCGCAAACGCGGGATTTTGAACGGCGTCTTCCACGAGGACGGCGTAGTGTGGAGCAAGAAGGACGCTCGCGCAATCAAGTCGATGTCTGGCGACGACTCCTTCTCGGGAGAACAGAGAAAAGAGTGGCCAGAATGGGCGAACGAAGTGCCAGAGCGGGCAAACGAAGAGTCGTAA
- a CDS encoding NosD domain-containing protein has protein sequence MAPSRVLAVGVVVLCLLGGVADARPFDSSLDGTQASRIGSCTKITSPGHYTLGQDINNGKTRISTGCIDIQADDVVLDGRGHLLDGFGVSDTSGVLVEDASNVTVRNLRVQDWNRGIAVRNAENVAVRNVDASNNAIGIDVTGSDARLVGNTVRGDLKGLVLDDPWDDDLVNNDIRGNHVENVYAPLAVVDVFGVQLTLGPPLDLDRDGRYEDLTGSGDAGVLDVVAFPVVVVADAIGLADIPTEQRTALDFDGDGTLDHGDLLAYAGLKPTA, from the coding sequence ATGGCTCCCTCGCGCGTCCTCGCAGTCGGAGTAGTTGTGCTGTGTTTACTCGGTGGTGTCGCCGACGCTCGACCGTTCGATTCGTCCCTCGACGGAACTCAGGCCTCCCGTATCGGTTCCTGTACGAAAATAACCAGTCCGGGCCACTACACCCTCGGACAGGACATCAACAACGGCAAGACGCGCATCTCCACCGGTTGTATCGACATTCAGGCTGACGACGTCGTCCTCGACGGGCGCGGCCACCTCCTCGACGGATTCGGGGTTAGCGACACCAGCGGCGTGCTGGTCGAAGATGCTTCGAACGTGACCGTCAGAAATCTCCGCGTTCAGGACTGGAATCGCGGTATCGCCGTCAGAAACGCGGAAAACGTGGCGGTTCGTAACGTGGACGCGTCGAACAACGCGATTGGCATCGACGTAACCGGTTCCGATGCTCGGCTGGTCGGAAACACCGTTCGTGGCGATTTGAAAGGACTCGTCCTCGACGACCCGTGGGACGACGACCTCGTAAATAACGACATTCGGGGCAACCACGTCGAAAACGTCTACGCGCCGCTCGCGGTCGTGGACGTTTTCGGCGTTCAACTCACGCTCGGCCCGCCCCTCGACCTCGACCGAGACGGGCGGTACGAGGATTTGACCGGAAGTGGTGATGCTGGTGTCTTGGACGTTGTGGCGTTTCCCGTCGTCGTCGTGGCCGACGCGATTGGCCTCGCCGACATTCCGACGGAACAGCGCACGGCCCTCGACTTCGACGGAGACGGTACTTTAGACCACGGCGACCTGCTGGCCTATGCCGGACTCAAGCCGACGGCCTGA
- a CDS encoding dihydrodipicolinate synthase family protein, translated as MSHAPEPGSDDPLSLHGVVPPTITAFHEDESVDYDATAAHAEFVVDGGAHGVFPLGTNGEFPLLTSEEKRGVIEAVVDAVDEVPVIAGVGAPSTYETVSHAEHAESVGADGLVVVTPYYFPLDHDAAVSHYRRVCEAVDVPVYVYHIPSKTGNSLSLGTLSDLAEIPNLAGLKDSSKDVPWLGQAIDAHPELTFLAGSDSLLFPGLEIGCSGMVSAVANVFPELVVSLYDAYDDGDEARARELQSKVYDVRDALKGGSYMAGVKTALDVRNLDFSPGPLRSPLRKMDDSDRAELESDLRALDLL; from the coding sequence ATGTCGCACGCACCCGAACCGGGGTCGGACGACCCGCTGTCCCTGCACGGCGTCGTCCCGCCCACGATTACGGCGTTTCACGAGGACGAATCGGTTGATTACGACGCGACGGCGGCCCACGCCGAGTTCGTCGTGGACGGCGGCGCGCATGGCGTTTTCCCGCTCGGAACGAACGGCGAGTTCCCGCTCCTGACGAGCGAAGAGAAGCGCGGTGTAATCGAGGCCGTCGTGGACGCCGTAGACGAGGTGCCGGTTATCGCGGGCGTCGGTGCGCCGAGCACCTACGAAACCGTGTCCCACGCGGAACACGCGGAATCCGTCGGTGCGGACGGCCTCGTCGTCGTCACGCCGTACTACTTCCCGCTCGACCACGACGCCGCAGTTTCGCACTACCGACGCGTCTGCGAGGCCGTTGATGTCCCAGTGTACGTCTACCACATTCCGAGCAAAACCGGGAACTCGCTGTCGCTCGGCACGCTTTCCGACCTTGCCGAGATTCCGAACCTCGCGGGACTCAAGGATTCGAGCAAAGACGTGCCGTGGTTAGGGCAAGCCATCGACGCACATCCCGAGCTTACCTTCCTCGCAGGCTCGGACTCCCTGCTCTTCCCCGGCCTCGAAATCGGCTGCTCGGGCATGGTCAGCGCGGTTGCCAACGTCTTCCCCGAACTGGTCGTCTCCCTCTACGACGCCTACGACGACGGCGACGAGGCTCGTGCGCGAGAACTCCAAAGCAAAGTGTACGACGTTCGGGACGCTCTGAAGGGCGGGTCGTACATGGCCGGAGTGAAGACGGCGCTCGACGTTCGGAACCTCGACTTTTCTCCCGGCCCGCTCCGGAGTCCACTTCGAAAAATGGACGACTCCGATAGGGCGGAACTCGAATCCGACCTCCGCGCGCTGGATTTACTCTAA
- a CDS encoding MoaD/ThiS family protein: MNVTVKLTGPMVARTGTRDARVAVPEAATVEDVVNRLGEQYGQQVSAGIVDGFGLRSDTRVLRESGRNAEPLSAHSSVEAGDTVRVQVNA; encoded by the coding sequence ATGAACGTCACAGTTAAACTTACCGGCCCAATGGTGGCGCGAACAGGAACCCGCGACGCCCGCGTTGCAGTGCCAGAAGCGGCAACCGTCGAGGATGTCGTGAACCGACTCGGCGAACAGTACGGCCAGCAAGTCAGCGCCGGAATCGTGGACGGTTTCGGCCTCCGCTCCGACACTCGCGTCCTCCGCGAGTCGGGACGTAACGCCGAACCACTTTCGGCCCACAGTTCCGTCGAAGCGGGCGACACGGTGCGCGTTCAAGTGAACGCCTGA
- a CDS encoding TRASH domain-containing protein, which produces MNECPVCGTELYENRETEFVSRHLGEQHRFCSAEHREQFEQSPGEFV; this is translated from the coding sequence ATGAACGAATGTCCAGTCTGCGGCACGGAACTGTACGAGAATCGGGAAACGGAATTCGTCAGCCGTCATCTCGGCGAACAACATCGGTTTTGCTCGGCGGAGCACCGAGAGCAGTTCGAACAGTCGCCTGGCGAGTTCGTCTGA
- a CDS encoding HAD family hydrolase, which yields MERYDALYRLYDEFDAKTLRAYQDFVDLFPPVDSRVALEHWQSASEELDQRKDEIRGAFDAGETYATIAAHATRDQSFTALDLYSKYGRGVNALVLDVDETLRSAGGTDNEIPRETLHLLTEFHENGMPIVVCTGQTLENVKGFAIQGLGNEIVHSGNLSIVYEAGTGVFTPGHGAETKRLLYEELDDEIRNIFDTVRSQVLSSAPDELRRCTHLQGNEFNVTMKPNFETGSSRAVEIIDDALVYLLDLLGGTVAETGAESNSESGNGSGSDWARAYYADSDPEIRGVLEEQGETPENDVEAIPEEVQDTFDRIDVAYYEGDAAEIGSRELNKVVGVKGALDVLGIDDPFTLVMGDSKSDLRVMQWVDETDAGIAAAPEHSSRDVLDHVVRTDELVYDQGKAGDVLRTVYAMNRLAKLG from the coding sequence ATGGAACGCTACGACGCCCTCTATCGCCTCTACGACGAGTTCGACGCGAAAACCCTCCGGGCATATCAGGATTTCGTTGACCTCTTTCCACCAGTCGATTCCCGCGTCGCGCTGGAACACTGGCAGTCGGCGAGCGAGGAGTTAGACCAGCGAAAGGACGAGATTCGCGGGGCGTTCGACGCGGGCGAAACCTACGCCACCATCGCCGCGCACGCCACGCGCGACCAGTCGTTCACCGCGCTCGACCTCTACTCGAAATACGGGCGAGGGGTGAACGCGCTGGTGCTCGACGTGGACGAAACCCTGCGCTCTGCCGGAGGAACCGACAACGAGATTCCGCGGGAGACGCTCCACCTGCTGACCGAGTTTCACGAAAACGGGATGCCAATCGTCGTCTGTACGGGACAGACGCTTGAGAACGTGAAGGGATTCGCTATTCAGGGCCTCGGCAACGAAATCGTCCACTCGGGCAATCTGAGCATCGTCTACGAGGCCGGGACGGGCGTGTTCACGCCGGGCCACGGCGCGGAAACGAAGCGACTGCTGTACGAGGAGTTGGACGACGAGATTCGGAACATCTTCGATACGGTTCGCTCGCAGGTGCTTTCTTCGGCACCCGACGAACTCCGGCGGTGTACCCACCTGCAGGGCAACGAGTTCAACGTCACGATGAAGCCGAACTTCGAAACCGGCAGTTCGCGGGCCGTCGAAATCATCGACGACGCGTTGGTCTATCTGCTGGATTTGCTCGGCGGGACGGTCGCCGAAACTGGTGCGGAAAGCAACTCTGAAAGCGGAAACGGAAGTGGAAGTGACTGGGCGCGAGCGTACTACGCCGATAGCGACCCGGAAATCCGCGGCGTGCTGGAAGAACAGGGTGAAACTCCGGAAAACGACGTGGAAGCGATTCCCGAAGAGGTGCAGGACACCTTCGACCGAATCGACGTGGCCTACTACGAGGGTGACGCCGCCGAAATCGGCAGTCGGGAGTTGAACAAGGTGGTCGGCGTGAAAGGCGCGCTGGACGTGCTGGGTATTGACGACCCATTCACGCTCGTCATGGGCGACAGCAAGAGCGACCTCCGAGTTATGCAGTGGGTGGACGAAACCGACGCCGGTATCGCCGCCGCCCCGGAGCACTCCTCGCGCGACGTGTTAGACCACGTCGTCAGAACCGACGAACTCGTCTACGACCAAGGGAAGGCGGGCGACGTGCTTCGAACCGTCTACGCGATGAACCGGTTGGCGAAACTGGGATAA
- a CDS encoding MFS transporter translates to MNNKGKRTDYLVIFVLWLLVFIVASQALIIAPILPRIAEQLSAPEAVLGTLITSYAVAVGAFSLVVGPISDHVGRRRILLVGTALLAISLAAHGLAWDFASLLAVRGLAGIAGGVLNGAAVAYVGDYFPREQRGWANGWVFSGFAAGQIAGIPLGAILAERLGFRIPFLLFAVLMAVTFVLVWTTVPKPDVQLATGKLSFRSAIGAYATLLRRPEIAAATVVFIVMFMGNALYTTYLPTWLEATLGMNGTAIGAMFFVGGIANVLAGPQAGTLSDRVGRKRVIVAASIGIALVMFATPFLAMGVLAVYALFFVVMGLFASRATPFQTMLTELVSGDQRGSLMSLTVGIGQVGSGIGGALAGGAYVAVGYDGTTAIAGGAMVCIVVLVWRYLPETANIDVRPGAEHPERSGHLAADSATEIACGQTHDAFCGPTAEGGYSLEKTVAYEQARRDADGEIRPRSAGEFPGDR, encoded by the coding sequence ATGAATAACAAAGGAAAACGAACCGACTATCTCGTCATCTTCGTCCTCTGGCTGTTGGTGTTCATCGTCGCCAGCCAAGCCCTCATCATCGCGCCCATCCTTCCGCGAATCGCGGAGCAACTGTCGGCCCCGGAAGCCGTACTTGGTACGCTCATCACCTCCTATGCGGTGGCAGTCGGAGCCTTCTCGCTCGTCGTCGGCCCGATTTCAGACCACGTGGGTCGTCGCCGGATTCTGCTGGTCGGCACCGCCCTCCTCGCGATTTCACTCGCGGCCCACGGATTGGCGTGGGATTTCGCTTCCCTGCTGGCAGTCCGAGGTCTGGCCGGAATCGCTGGCGGCGTGCTGAACGGCGCGGCAGTCGCCTACGTCGGGGACTACTTCCCGCGCGAACAGCGCGGTTGGGCGAACGGCTGGGTGTTCAGCGGCTTCGCGGCCGGGCAAATCGCCGGGATTCCGCTGGGTGCGATTCTCGCCGAACGACTCGGCTTCCGGATTCCGTTCCTCCTCTTCGCCGTGCTGATGGCCGTGACGTTCGTTCTCGTCTGGACGACGGTGCCGAAACCGGACGTGCAGTTGGCGACCGGGAAACTCTCCTTTCGGTCGGCTATCGGAGCCTACGCGACGCTCCTCCGGCGGCCCGAAATCGCCGCCGCGACGGTGGTGTTCATCGTGATGTTCATGGGCAACGCGCTCTACACGACCTACCTCCCGACGTGGCTGGAAGCTACCCTCGGCATGAACGGCACCGCAATCGGCGCGATGTTCTTCGTAGGAGGCATCGCCAACGTTCTGGCAGGGCCGCAGGCCGGGACGCTCTCCGACCGCGTGGGCCGCAAGCGCGTCATCGTCGCGGCGTCAATCGGCATCGCGCTGGTCATGTTCGCCACGCCGTTTCTCGCGATGGGCGTCCTCGCTGTCTACGCCCTCTTCTTCGTCGTGATGGGACTGTTCGCCTCGCGGGCGACTCCCTTCCAGACGATGTTGACCGAACTGGTGTCGGGCGACCAGCGCGGGTCGCTGATGAGCCTCACGGTCGGTATCGGGCAGGTCGGTTCCGGCATCGGCGGCGCGCTCGCCGGGGGTGCCTACGTCGCCGTCGGCTACGACGGAACCACGGCGATTGCTGGTGGCGCAATGGTTTGCATCGTCGTTCTCGTCTGGCGGTATCTGCCTGAGACGGCCAACATCGACGTTCGACCGGGAGCGGAGCACCCGGAAAGATCCGGCCATCTGGCCGCGGACTCCGCTACCGAAATCGCCTGCGGGCAGACACACGACGCCTTCTGCGGGCCGACCGCGGAGGGTGGTTACTCGCTGGAAAAGACGGTTGCCTACGAACAAGCGCGACGGGACGCAGATGGGGAAATTCGTCCGCGGAGCGCGGGCGAATTTCCCGGCGACCGATAA
- a CDS encoding nicotinate phosphoribosyltransferase, translated as MVGSEQKNGEPNFGYVTPENLGLFTDLYELTMLQGYHGANHNPMATFSLFFRELPTDRGYVLTAGLEQVIASIETLSFGEEALSYLEKRGFESDFLDTLANFEFTGGLRALPEGTPVFPNEPILEVTAPIFEAQLLETLLLNQVGFESLVATKAARMREAVDRHGNDQSLVDFGSRRAHGTDAGMKAARAAVIGGFDGTSLVSAGEAFDIPVHGTMAHSWVQSFEDERESFSTFTEQYGDDSILLVDTYDTVEGARIAMDVADEHDAEVGVRLDSGDLATLSKEVAEIVGDAPIFVSSGMDEYKIADFLERGGVATGFGPGTALTTSEDAPSLDLVYKLTEIERDGEMVPSMKLSSGKVTYPGAKSLRRVHHGEEDEYRKDILALRGEVVGSEDEDVRDGSEGDSGGEEQLVTVFENGTRVYDSPGLDAIADRAREGRRNLPAECRSLRNPAEYPVEISEGLRELTNEVQTQLEARNQ; from the coding sequence ATGGTGGGGAGCGAGCAAAAAAACGGGGAGCCGAACTTCGGGTACGTCACGCCCGAGAATTTGGGACTGTTTACCGACCTCTACGAACTGACGATGTTACAGGGGTATCACGGTGCGAATCACAATCCAATGGCCACGTTCAGCCTGTTTTTCCGCGAACTACCGACGGACAGAGGCTACGTGCTCACGGCGGGATTGGAGCAGGTAATCGCCAGCATCGAAACGCTGTCGTTCGGCGAGGAAGCACTTTCGTACCTCGAAAAGAGGGGATTCGAATCTGATTTTCTCGACACACTCGCAAACTTCGAGTTCACGGGGGGACTGCGGGCACTTCCGGAAGGAACCCCGGTGTTTCCGAACGAGCCGATTCTGGAGGTGACAGCCCCGATTTTCGAAGCTCAACTCCTCGAAACCCTGCTTTTGAATCAAGTCGGCTTCGAGAGTCTCGTGGCGACGAAAGCGGCGCGAATGCGCGAAGCCGTCGACCGCCACGGAAACGATCAGTCGCTCGTCGATTTCGGTTCCCGGCGCGCCCACGGCACCGATGCCGGAATGAAAGCCGCCCGCGCCGCCGTCATCGGTGGCTTCGACGGAACCTCGCTCGTTTCGGCGGGGGAGGCCTTCGACATCCCCGTCCACGGAACGATGGCCCACTCGTGGGTGCAAAGCTTCGAAGACGAGCGCGAGTCGTTTTCCACGTTCACCGAACAGTACGGCGACGATTCGATTTTGCTAGTCGATACCTACGACACCGTCGAAGGGGCCCGGATTGCGATGGACGTAGCCGACGAACACGACGCCGAGGTCGGGGTACGCCTCGATTCGGGCGACCTCGCAACGCTTTCGAAGGAAGTCGCGGAAATCGTCGGGGACGCACCGATTTTCGTCTCCTCCGGAATGGACGAGTACAAAATCGCGGACTTCCTCGAACGCGGCGGCGTCGCTACTGGCTTCGGCCCCGGAACCGCGCTCACGACGAGCGAGGACGCGCCCTCGCTCGACCTCGTCTACAAACTCACCGAAATAGAGCGCGACGGCGAGATGGTGCCGAGCATGAAACTCTCCTCGGGCAAAGTTACCTACCCCGGCGCGAAAAGTCTTCGGCGCGTCCATCACGGAGAAGAAGACGAGTATCGAAAGGACATCCTCGCCCTGCGGGGAGAGGTTGTCGGGAGCGAAGATGAGGATGTCCGGGACGGAAGCGAGGGCGATTCTGGGGGAGAAGAACAACTCGTCACGGTGTTCGAAAACGGAACGCGGGTGTACGACTCGCCGGGCCTCGACGCGATTGCAGACCGGGCACGAGAAGGTCGCCGAAACTTGCCAGCTGAATGTCGGTCGCTTCGGAATCCCGCCGAGTATCCAGTCGAAATCAGCGAGGGGCTTCGAGAACTGACGAACGAGGTGCAGACCCAGTTGGAAGCGAGGAACCAATAA